Within Nasonia vitripennis strain AsymCx unplaced genomic scaffold, Nvit_psr_1.1 unplaced0001, whole genome shotgun sequence, the genomic segment AAAGATTGAACGCGAAGAGATAGAAAGATGTGGtcgaaaatatgaacgaagaAAGATTGAACGCGAAAAGACGGAAAGATGTGGtcgaaaatataaatgaagaaAGATTGAACGCGAAGAGATGAAAGGATGTGAtacaaaatatgaatgaaCATAGAATTAATAAACGTAGACGaactcaaaaaatttaaaaaatgtgtgTATTAAAAGATGAATACTCAGATTTCGGAGAAATGgattatatttatcaaaattgtAATGCTTTATTTTGGTCTATAGAATATTCCAAAAAAAGTTGTTGTTATAATGGCAAAGGGAAATTGCCTCCTTTAAGCGATTATCCGAAAGATTtccaaaaattattatttagtaATAGTAAATTTTGGGAATTAATtcgttattataataacggttttttatttgcaactTTTAAAGCAAACGTGGTTAATGATTCGCGATCTGGAATTTACAACTTgaaaattcaaggtcaagtttgTCATATTGCACCAAATTCTATTCAGAAATCTGTAAATCATAAATTTTAGAAAGGACAAATTTATACGTACGTTGATTGGAAAACTACTGAAACGAGATTAAATGAAGATAAAAATTTAGTTGAAGAACATATAGAAATCATTTTTCAAGTTCTTCAAAATAACGCATATACaaagaaattgaaaaacttatgagaattaacaaaatcacaaaaattaccagaatatctttttatttttatattttacaagttttacgtatttttgatattttacaaattttacgtattttacaagaaatattaattcagataaaaatagatataatAAATCCACCTCTGCATGTGCAGCATtaattgtttcaaaaaatGGAGACATTCCATTAGATTACGATCTGTGTGTTTATCCAAAAAATCCTCCAAAAGAAATAGGTCCAACTTCTATTCTGAATAAATTATCTATTCATATAGATCCTATGATTTTCCCCATCATGTTTCCTTACGGaaatataaaatgaaattctatatttaaacaaaatcaaaataataataaaaatttatctccATTACAATATTACTCTTATCGATTAGCTTATAGTCCTATGTCAAAATTTAGCCCTATTCTATATTATGGAAGATTAACtcaagaatatattattcaagcttATGTTATTATAGAATACTGTAGACtcaattttttaagatataatcaaaaaaaattacgtgtAGAATGTTACCAAGGCCTTGTAGATCGTGTATCGAAAAGTGCTCTCAAcaataatgcaaattttgaaaataacgaaAGATTAGGTAATTGAATATTCCATTTAGAATCTAACTCTTCATTTGGCCCCATGCTATTTTGACCTCTCCTATGCTAATATCCTGATTTAACTCTTCTATCCCTTCCTCCTCTATACCCTCGGCCGCCTCTACTTCTCTATTCCTATCTTCATCTCCCTCTACCTCTTGCTCTTCGGCCCCTAGCAGCTTTTTGAAATGTTCCACCCATTCCTCTTTTTTCATTCCTCCtcccttcttttttctcttccctcTGAACTGGTCGATTGCCTCCCAAAATTCCTGCATCCCATTACTATTTTCTAACCTCTTCCATTTCCtagttttttcctcctcttttttgTTTCCCTCAATATCTTGAGTTTGCTTTTTCCTCTTTCATCATCTCTCTATCTTTATTCTTCCTAGTTTTAACCCACTTTTTTAATGCCCTTCAtgcttttcttttctgttcaaatatttctatatCTTCCCCCTTTCCTATTTCTCCCCCCTGATTTCTTGAAAGTTTTAATTCCTTACTCACATCCTTAATAGCTTCTAAGAGTCTCTCCCATCTACCTTGAATCCCTCCTACTTCTTTGTCAATCTCCGCCGTTTTTTCCTCCATTCTTTCTATGTATTCCCTCCCTCTATTTTCCACCCACCtcagttttttctctctatttttattatgcctatctctctctaaatTTCCATTATCCTTCTTTACTCCCCTTAATATAATTTCTACCGGAAAATGGTCAGactctattctctctctctctctctctctctctctctctctctctctctctctctctctctctctctctctccctctctctctctctctctctctctctctctctctcctctctctctctctctctctctctctctctctctctctctctctctctctctctctctctctctctctctctctctctctctctctctctctctctctctctctctctctctctctctctctctaactaTCACTTCTTCTATTACACTACCTTTCTTGTTTTCTCTTTCTACCACTAGGTCAACCACTGAGTAACTTATCCCTCCCATGAACATTCGTTTCCCCTCCCAATCCCCCTTTGTACAACCATTTTTTATTACGCATCCTACTTCTTCACAGAAGTTTACAAGCTTCTTCCCCTCCGCATTAACAACTTCATCGCTTGAGTTTctacttctttctttttcccctTCTTTTCCTATCTGCCAGTCTCCTATTCTCGCATTAAAATCTCCTGTTATAATGATCTGTTCTCCTTTCTCTAACATTCCTTCTGTTATCTCTTTCAACTCTTTCAGAGCCAAATCTATTTCTCTATTTATGTACACTACTATCACATTTAGTTTTCGCTCTTCTTCTAAATCGATTCCTCTTATAATTATTCCATACCCCCAATCCTCCATGCTATCCGTTTTTATTTCTTAACTCCTGCTAACACTCCCCCCATTCTTCTCCCTTTCTTGTTCAGTCTTATAGCTGCTTTGGCTTTCCAATTGTAGTTTTTCCCTAATCTATTAATCCAATCCCTCTCTCTATCATTTTCTAGCCACGTTTCTTGCAACGCTACTATCTCAAATTTCTCTCGGTACTCTTTGGCCTCCTTCGCCTTACTAATTCCCGCTACATTCCATGACACTATTTTTATcccctcctccttctctcccTTATTTCCGAAATTTCCGAAACCCCCCTTCCCCTGCTTCTTCTATCCAACCCTTCTTTGCGCTCCATTCATGCCAACACCCATTTTCTGATATCATACCTGCGTTTCTAGGCCCCTTCCCCTTTCCTCTTCTGCAATCATTTTTAGCCAATTTTGTATCTCCTTTTCTCTTTCCGTTAGATCATCTTCTATCCACACATTCATCCCTTTTAACATGCCCCTCTTTCTCATCgcttctattttattttccatagACTCTAACTCTACTACTAATCCACCCCCTATCGCTCTCACTTTCTTGATATAAATAGCCtctagtttttcttttataattccCTTAATTTCCTCTTTTATTCTAGCCTCTACCGTTCTTACTCCCctaataaatatgtttttctttctgttttttctctctgtcaTTTCCCATTCTAATTCTCCTTCCCCTAACTTCTCTGGCATAACCTTCAAATAATCCCTTTTTATATTTCCTAGACCTCCTcccttattattattattattctcttcCTCGCTGTTTTCAATATCTAACTCGCCCTCTTCCTTTTCGCCTGCTCCGTCCTCGCGCACCGACTCTTTTTcctcattattattattgttattttcgaCATTCTGTTCTTTTTCCAATGTGTCCCTCCCTTTTTCTAACAACTCTTCTATCACTAATTCAAGCTCGTTCATTCTGTTTTTATCCattattctttattttttaaccagCTCTATATCTCTTCTCAAACCCTCATTGATTATTCTCTCTAGCCTTACTTTTTCCCTCATCTCGTTCATCTCCTTCTCTAATGATCTTTTCTCCCTATCTATCCTATCTATCTTATTTTCTAGGTCCTTAATTAACTTACGTACTACCGCTAGTTCTTCCGTTGTCGACTCTGCTCCCGT encodes:
- the LOC116418050 gene encoding putative uncharacterized protein DDB_G0274405 is translated as MDKNRMNELELVIEELLEKGRDTLEKEQNVENNNNNNEEKESVREDGAGEKEEGELDIENSEEENNNNNKGGGLGNIKRDYLKVMPEKLGEGELEWEMTERKNRKKNIFIRGVRTVEARIKEEIKGIIKEKLEAIYIKKVRAIGGGLVVELESMENKIEAMRKRGMLKGMNVWIEDDLTEREKEIQNWLKMIAEEERGRGLETQV